CAGCCGCGAAACGCTGGAGCGCGTGGCCCTCGCCATTCGTGAGACCGGGGCGAAGCGGGTCTATACCCTCGGCGACAACTTCCACGATTCGGCCGGCTCCGGGCGGATCGAGGAGCACGCGGCGGGAATGCTATCTGCCCTCACCCGCATGGTCGACTGGGTGTGGATCACCGGCAACCACGATCCGTCGATGGAGGCAAACAGCGGCGGCACGATCGCCGTCGAACTGGAACTGCACGGCATGGTGCTGCGCCATCAGGCCATGCGGGGGGAAACGCGGCCCGAGCTTTCCGGCCATTACCATCCGCGCGTGCAACTGAAGATCCACCACCGCCATATCCGCCGCCCCTGCGCGGTGGTGGCGCATAACGCCAATCAGACCTGCGGGCGGATGATCCTGCCCGCCTTCGGGGCGCTGACCGGCGGCATGGACGCGGCGGACCCGGCGATCCTGAAGGCGCTGCAACCTGCCACCGCCATCGACGCGGTCGTGCCGACCAGGCAGCGGCTGGCGCGGTTCCCGCTCTGGCGCACTGCGGCATAGGCGCGGCATAGGCGCGGCATAGGCGCAGCCATACCCTCTGGCGCTTCCCCCGGTTACGCCTTACATAGCACACAGCAAAACCGCAGAATCAGGAGCGACCCATACCACGTCCACCCCGCCGCATGATGGCCCCGCCGGTCAAGACCGGTCCGAAATACGATGAGTTCATCCAGTCCGACAAGGTCCGTGTCATCGACGACAACGGCGAGAACCTGGGCGTGATGTACACCAAGGAAGCCATGGAGCAGGCGGCCGAGGCTGGCCTGAACCTCGTCGAGGTTTCGCCGACAGCGAACCCGCCGGTGTGCAAGTTCCTGGATGTGGGCAAGTATCGCTACGAGGCCCAGAAAAAGGCCAATGCGGCGCGCAAGACGCAAAAGACGCAGGACATCAAGGAAATCAAGATGCGTCCGAACATCGACGATCATGATTACGATGTGAAGATGCGCGCGATGAACAAGTTCATCGATCAGGGCGACAAGGTGAAGGTCACCCTGCGGTTCCGCGGTCGTGAAATGGCGCACCAGCACCTGGGCATGGATCTGCTGAAAAAGGTGCAGGAAGACATGGTCGAAACCGCCAAGGTCGAGGCATTTCCGCGCCTGGAAGGGCGCCAGATGCTGATGGTGATCTCACCTAAATAGGCGGGAACGGCACGCGGGCCGAACGGGTTTGCATTTCATGTCCAGGCTCGCCCCGACCCTCGCCCTTCCGCTCTTCATGCTTGCGGCCTGCGATGCAGTGCCCGCCGAGAGAGCGCTGCCTGTCGAAAGCGCCGATGCGGGCAACCCTTCCGACACGACCCGTCCGGTGGCCCCTCCTCCGGTCGCCAGCGCGACGACCGACCCGGCCGACGGCGTGAACGATGGCGTTCCCGATCTCATCCCCGCCCCGCTGACGCCCGAGGCCGAACGCACGGAAACCGGCGCGCGCAACGTGCTGCTCGCCTTTGCACGGGCGATCGAGCTGAGGGAATGGGACCAGGCGTGGACGATGATGAGCGAGGCCGACCGCCAGCACTGGGACAAAGCCGAATTCGCCGCCCTGTTCGCTGACCTTCACGACATCACGGTTGCCGTGCCGACGGGAACGATGGAAGGGGCCGCCGGATCATCCTTCTACACCGCGCCAGTAACGATCACCGGCGCCGATCCCGATGGGCGCCCGATTGCCTATACCGGCGAGATCGTGTTGCGCCGGGTCAACGATATCGACGGCGCCAGCCCGGAACAGCTACACTGGCATTTCGAAAGCACAACGCTGGACTGGACGCACTAGACCTCTCCGCAGCTAGAACACCGTGAAATCGAGCAGCGTGAAACGCGCAGGCATGGTGGCAAACACCCCGTGGCCGCGGAACATCCGCGACCCGAAGGTGAGACCGATGGTCCCGGCGGAACCGAGCATGGCGGCAAATTCGCGCGGATTGCGCTGGCGGTCGGAACCCATCACCGAAATCCAGTTGGCGTCGAACATGACGGTGTGTTCGTGCTCCCCCGGGGACAGTTCGAACATCGTCTCGTTCGGGGAATACCAGCGCGCGAATTCGCTCCGCCCGCGCCCGCGCCAGTCGTCTCCGGCCGCCTGGAGATAGAGCGAAACGGTGCCGGGCAGATCGGGCGTCTCCTGCGGAACGAAGCGCGCCCCGCGCCGCGCATCGATGCGATAACGAAAGCGAATGCCGCGCGCCCCGCCCAATGGGCCGGCGGGGCGGGTGATGTAATGCACGTGACCGTCACTCGCGCGCGGTCCTGGAAAATCGAAATACCACCCGCGCCCGGCCGCCGTGGGATGGTCGGGCATCCCGACCGAATAGTTGCGCCCACGGATCACCGGGCCGATCTGCCAATCGATGGCTGGGCCCCCCGCTTGCCGGGCGAGTGCAGGAACGGCGTGGACGGCGACTGTGGCGCACGCGGCCGAAGTGAGGAAGTGGCGTCTGTTCATTAAGCCTGATTAGCCCCTCACCACTGATGCAAACCTGATCGCGCCGTTGTGTTGCAGACAGCTTTGGCGGCTTGAAGCAAGGGCGCAAAGGCCTAGGGTACGCCGGGGATAGCGGGGGACGAACAGGCGCATGACCGCAGCACGCATCGGCTTCTGGCTGGGTCCGGCCCTGTTCGCGGCCACGCTGCTGCTGCCCCCGCCTGCCGGCATGGCCCCGCAGGCCTGGTGGATGGCCGGGCTGGTCGGCTGGGTCGCGGCATGGTGGATGACCGAAGCCCTGCCGCTGTCGGTCACCGCGTTGCTGCCGTTTGCCATAATCCCGCTTACCGGCGCGATGGACGCCAAGGCCGCGGCCAGCGCCTATTACTCCGACATCATCTTCCTGCTGCTGGGCGGGGCCTTCATCGCCCTGGCGATAGAGCGCACCGGCCTGCATCGCCGGCTTGCGCTGTTCCTGCTCGGCTTGGCGGGAACCGGGGGCGGCCCGTTCCGCCTGCTGCTGGCGGTGATGGTGGCGACAGCCGCGCTTTCCATGGTCATCTCGAACACCTCCACCGCGCTCATCATGATGCCGGTCGCGCTGGCCGTGCTGGCGGGCGGCGGCATGATGGAGGGCGAGCAGGATGGCATGAGCGGCGCCCTGCCGATGGGCATCGCCTTTGCCGCCAGCATCGGCGGGCTTGGCACGCTGGTCGGTTCGCCCACCAACGCCATCGCCGTGGGTCTGGTGGACGAGGCACTGGGCCTGCGCATCGGCTTTGCCCAGTGGAGCCTCTACGGGCTGCCGCTGGTGCTGGTCAGCGTGCCGCTTGCCGCCTGGCTCATCGCCCGGGTCCAGAACATTGCTGCCCATCCTTTCGACAGTGCCGCCGCGCGCGCTGCCGTAGGCCGCCATGGCGCCTGGTCGAGCGCGGAGCGGCGGATGGTCCCGGTAGTGGCGACGACCTTTGCGCTGTGGATGGCCCAACCGTTGCTCGATCCGCTGCTGCCCGACGGCGCGCTGACCGAAGGCGGGGTGGCGGTGGTCGCCAGCCTGGCGCTGTTCATGCTGCCGGACGGAGCGGGCCGCCCGCTGCTGACGTGGGCGGAGGCCGAACGCGCGCCCTGGGGCGTGCTGCTGATGTTCGGCGGCGGGCTGGCGCTTGCAGCGGGCATGAGCGCATCCGGCCTGGCCGACTGGATCGGCCGGCAGCTACTGCCGCTGGAGGCGCTGCCGATCATTGCCACCGCCGCGATCATCGTGGCCCTCGTCATCGTCATCACCGAATTTGCCAGCAACGTCGCCGTCGCATCGGGTTTCATCCCGGTCGTTGCCGCGCTGATCCCGGCGCTGGGCGCAGACCCGCTGTTGCTCGCCATGCCGGTGGCGATGGCGGCGAGCTGGGGCTTCGCGCTGCCCGCCGGCACCGGGCCGAACGCGATCGCATGGTCCACCGGGCGGCTGGCGCTGCCCCGGCTGATCCGCGCCGGGCTGGCGCTGGACGCGGCGGGCGTCGTGCTCATCGTGGGCACGGTGGTCCTGGTTTCATGGGCAACCGCTTGATGCGCCGGCAGCGTGCCTCTAACAGGGCAGCAGATCGCCTGCCGGCGCAGAGGCGTCCCTGCGGAGGTTAGGGACGGGCGGCCCGGCGCGCCTTATCAGCTCCTGCCTTCCTGGGAGTGCCAAGTCAGGAAGGAAGCCGCCATGGCCGATCACGACAGCGACCCGATGAATGCGGTCGATACCCCCACCCCGCGCCGCAAGCCCAAGCAGGAAATCACCGAGATCGGTGGCCGTCCCCTGAAACCCTCCACGCTGATGATGGGCCATGGCTACGATCCGGCCCTGTCGGAGGGTTCGCTAAAGGCCCCGATCTTTCTCACCAGCACCTTTGCGTTCGAGAACGCGGCAGCGGGCAAGCGGCATTTCGAAGGCATCACCGGCAAGCGGCCCGGCGGCGCGGAGGGGCTCGTCTATTCGCGCTTCAACGGGCCCAACCAGGAAATCCTGGAAGACCGCCTGGCCATCTGGGACGGGGCGGAGGATGCGCTGTGCTTTTCCTCCGGCATGACGGCGATCGCCATCCTGATCCTGGCCGCGTGCAAGACAGGCGACGTGATCGTCCATTCCGGACCGCTCTATGCCGCGTCGGAGGGCTTCGTCGCCAAGGTCATGGCCCGCTACGGCGTGCGCTATGTGGATTTTCCCGCCGGCGCCACGCGCGAACAGCTGGACGCGGTGATGGTCCGTGCAAAGGCCATGGCCGATGAAAGCGGCGGCGAAGTGCCGCTGATCTACCTCGAAAGCCCCGGCAACCCGACCAACGCGCTGGTCGACGTGGAAGCGGTCAAGGCCGCGCGTGACGCGCATTTCGATCCCGATCGCTGCCCCATCGCCATCGACAATACCTTCCTCGGCCCCCTGTGGCAGCGCCCGCTGGACCAGGGTGCGGATCTCGTCGTCTATTCGCTCACCAAGTACGTGGGCGGCCATTCGGATCTGGTGGCGGGCAGCGTGTCCGGCGCCAAGCGCTGGATCGACGCGGTGCGCGCGCTGCGCAACACGATGGGCGGCATCGCCGATCC
This is a stretch of genomic DNA from Aurantiacibacter arachoides. It encodes these proteins:
- the pdeM gene encoding ligase-associated DNA damage response endonuclease PdeM, translated to MVPVSFAFPFCGDEFRLVQQRALFWPRENALLVADLHLEKASFFAQHGQLLPPYDSRETLERVALAIRETGAKRVYTLGDNFHDSAGSGRIEEHAAGMLSALTRMVDWVWITGNHDPSMEANSGGTIAVELELHGMVLRHQAMRGETRPELSGHYHPRVQLKIHHRHIRRPCAVVAHNANQTCGRMILPAFGALTGGMDAADPAILKALQPATAIDAVVPTRQRLARFPLWRTAA
- the infC gene encoding translation initiation factor IF-3, producing MMAPPVKTGPKYDEFIQSDKVRVIDDNGENLGVMYTKEAMEQAAEAGLNLVEVSPTANPPVCKFLDVGKYRYEAQKKANAARKTQKTQDIKEIKMRPNIDDHDYDVKMRAMNKFIDQGDKVKVTLRFRGREMAHQHLGMDLLKKVQEDMVETAKVEAFPRLEGRQMLMVISPK
- a CDS encoding SLC13 family permease, with the translated sequence MTAARIGFWLGPALFAATLLLPPPAGMAPQAWWMAGLVGWVAAWWMTEALPLSVTALLPFAIIPLTGAMDAKAAASAYYSDIIFLLLGGAFIALAIERTGLHRRLALFLLGLAGTGGGPFRLLLAVMVATAALSMVISNTSTALIMMPVALAVLAGGGMMEGEQDGMSGALPMGIAFAASIGGLGTLVGSPTNAIAVGLVDEALGLRIGFAQWSLYGLPLVLVSVPLAAWLIARVQNIAAHPFDSAAARAAVGRHGAWSSAERRMVPVVATTFALWMAQPLLDPLLPDGALTEGGVAVVASLALFMLPDGAGRPLLTWAEAERAPWGVLLMFGGGLALAAGMSASGLADWIGRQLLPLEALPIIATAAIIVALVIVITEFASNVAVASGFIPVVAALIPALGADPLLLAMPVAMAASWGFALPAGTGPNAIAWSTGRLALPRLIRAGLALDAAGVVLIVGTVVLVSWATA
- a CDS encoding cystathionine gamma-synthase family protein — its product is MADHDSDPMNAVDTPTPRRKPKQEITEIGGRPLKPSTLMMGHGYDPALSEGSLKAPIFLTSTFAFENAAAGKRHFEGITGKRPGGAEGLVYSRFNGPNQEILEDRLAIWDGAEDALCFSSGMTAIAILILAACKTGDVIVHSGPLYAASEGFVAKVMARYGVRYVDFPAGATREQLDAVMVRAKAMADESGGEVPLIYLESPGNPTNALVDVEAVKAARDAHFDPDRCPIAIDNTFLGPLWQRPLDQGADLVVYSLTKYVGGHSDLVAGSVSGAKRWIDAVRALRNTMGGIADPNTAWMLLRSLETVELRMQRAGENAEKVCAFLSQHPKVEKLGYLGMIKDPRQQDIYERHCLGAGSTFSMFIRGGEAECFAFLDALKVAKLAVSLGGTETLASHPASMTHLSVAEGRRAELGIADNLVRVSIGIEDPEDLIADFAQALDAV